CGGCACGCCGCTGATAGCTGACCTCGTCCATCAGCCGCCGGGCCAGGTGAATGCCGAGCCCGCCGACCTGCCGCTCCTCCACGGAAAGTGCGGTGTCAGGGGCAGCCACGTCCAACGGGTTGAAGGGCGCGCCGTCGTCGGTGAGCGTGACCGACAACCGGTCCGTGCGCAGCTCTACGGCGATGGTCATCTCGCCGCCCTCCCGCCCGGCGAATCCGTACGAGATGGTGTTGTTCAGGAGCTCGTCGAGGACGACGCTCATGCTGCGCCGGATCCCGGCCGGCACCGCGTGCGCGTCCGCGAACTCGGCGAGCGCCGTCTTGACCCTGGCGACCTCACCGGGATCGGCGCCAATCGTCATTCGGAGGCTTGGCCGCATTCTCGTCCTCCGGCGTGCCGCGGGCCGACCCCGCCGGCGCCGTAATATGGTCACCCCGCTCCCCTTCGGCGCGGGGGGCCCTCGCGGGGCGGTGGGAGGTCGCCGCCGCCGCGAACCCGGCATTGCAGAGGGGCGTCTCCCGGTGCACGTTCCCACGGCAATTCGGCTGGCCCGCCGAGGGCGCCGCCGATCGCAGGCACCCCTCCAACCTTTGGCGGTCTGAGTTGTAATTGAGAGTGACACCTGCTGCGGCGGACGAAGAGGACCGCGCCCTGGTCGCGCGGTACCTGGAGGGTCACGGAGACGCGGCGAGCGGTCTCGTCGACCGCTACCAGATGCGCCTGTTCAACGTCGCGCTTCGGATGCTGGGCAACGTGCAGGACGCCGAGGACGTCACGCAGACGGTGTTTCTCAACGCGTTCGTGAACCTCCGGACCTACGACCCGAGGTACAAGTTCTTCAGTTGGATCTATCGCATGACCGTGAACGAGTCGTTGAACGCGCTCAAGCGCCGGAAGCCGACGGTAACGCTGGACGACGAGCTGGACATCCGGGCGCCGGGAGCCGCGGCCGATGGTGCGGCAGAGGTGGAGGACCGCGTCGGGAGGGCGTTGATGGGTCTGAAGCCTGACGATCGGGCGGTGGTCGTGCTCAGCCACTTCGTGTCCTTCTCCTACCAGGAGATCGCCGACGTGCTGGAGATTCCGGTCCGCACCGTCAAGTCGCGCCTCTTCACCGCGCGGGAACGGCTGCGGCTTACGCTTCGCGAACGGGTACGGTAGCCATGTTGAACCGCGACCAGATCGAGTTGATTCATCAGGAGATGGATGGTGCCAACACTGCGGAAGGGAGTGCCGCCTTCCGGTCGTTGGTGGAGAAGGATCCGGAAGCCAGGGCGCTGGCGGCCGAGCTGCGCCAGGTCGCCGGGCTGTTCGACGAAGTGGGGGCGCGCGAGCCGCCGCCGCAGCTCAAGCGGGCGATCCTCGATGCGCTGCCACAGCCGGCTCGAGCGTCACCAGGGACCGCGACAGCGTGGATGACCCTGCGCACGATCATGGGAAGGGCCGTTGGGGGCCTGAGACTCGGAACTGAACGCATGGAGGAGGCGATCATGACCAAGAAGGCGATGCTCATCGGTGGCGCCGCGGTGGCGATCGTGGTCGTCATCGCCGGGATCGTGACCGGCTTCCCCCCCGGCAGCCACGAAGCCGGTACGATCGGCGGGGTCGAGCCGGCGGCGCGGTATCATGGCCGGAACATGACCGAGGCCGACGTGACGCTCAAGAACCCCGAGATCCAGGCACTGTTCCAGAACGACCAGGTTCTGCAGCTGGTGCGGAGCGACGCGTTCCGGCAGGCCATGCAGAACCAGGCGTACCGGGTGCTCCTGGCCAGCGACGCCTACCGGCAGATCGTCGCCGGCCAGGCCTATCAACAGGCGATGGCCAGCCAGGCCTACCAGCAGGTGATGGCCAGCCAGGCCTACCAGCAGCTCATGGCCAGCCAGGCGTACCAGCAGCTGATCGCCAGCCAGGCGTTCCGGGACCTGCAGGCCAACTCGGCGTACCAGCAGGTGATGGCCAGCCAGGCCTATCAGCACGCGATCGCCAGCCAGGCCTATCAGCAGCTGATGGCCAGTCAGGCGTTCCGGAATCTGCAGAACAACTCGGCCTACCGTGACATGATGGCCAGCCAGGCCTTCCGCGACGTCCTGGCCAGCCAGGCCTACCAGCAGCTGATGGCCAGCCAGGCCTACCAGCAGGTGATGGCGAGCCAGGCATACCAGCAGCTGATGGCCAGCCAGGCGTTCCGGAATCTGCAGAACAACTCGGCCTACCGTGACATGATGGCCAGCCAGGCCTTCCGCGACATCGTGGCCAGCCAGGCGTTCCGGACGCTGCAGGCGAGCGAAGCGTTCCGCACTCTGGCGCAGAGCCAGGCGATGTCCCAGGCGTTCATGCGCGAGGCGAACCGCAGCCAGAACTGAGCTGACCCACGGGGATCCCGGCTCGCTCTAACGGGAGCCGGGATCTCCGAGTAGTTTCTTTCCCCCTCTGACAATGCACAGACTCCGATTCGTCCTGGCCCTCCTGGCCTGCGTGCGGCTATGCGCGCCCTCCGATCTCGCCGCGCAGTTCCAGACGCTCGAGACCCGCGACCTGCGGCTGGTGTGGACCTCGCCGCTCCAGTCCTACCTGGTGCCTCAGGTGGTCGGAGCCTTCGAGAACTCCCTTGAGTTCCACTCCCGCCTCTGGGACTGGTCGCCTCGGGGCAGGATCGACGTGCTGATGCACGATCTGTGGCACTATGGCAATGCGGGAGCGAGTCCACTGCCGGAGAACCACATCACCGTCGGGCTCGCACCGTACGAGACGGATTACGAGTCGGCGCCGGCGCAGGAGCGGATCATCTCCTCGCTCAACCACGAGATGACCCACCTCGTGACCACCGACAAGGCCACCGCGTCGGACCGGTTGTTCCGATCCATTTTCTTCGGCAAGGTCACGCCCAACCCGGCAGCACCGCCGTCCATGCTCTACGGCTACCTGACCGTGCCGCGGTGGTATTCGCCGCGGTGGTATCTGGAAGGGATCGCCGTCTATCTCGAGACGTGGATGAACGGGGGCGTGGGACGCGTGAACGGCCCCTACGACGAGATGGTGTTCCGCACCCTCGTCCGCGACAGCGGCCGGATCTACGACGTCGTCGGGCTGGAATCGGAAGGGACGACGATCGACTTCCTGGTCGGGGCCAACTCCTATCTCTACGGCACGCGCTTCGTCAGCTATCTGGCGCTGCGCTACGGCGACGACAGCCTGCTGGCGTGGTTCAACCGCAGCGAGGGCAGCCGGCGCTACTTCTCGTCGCAGTTCCGGCAGGTGTACGGACGGTCGCTCGAGGACGAGTGGTCGCGATGGATCGCCTGGGAGCGCGACTGGCAGCGCGCCAACCTCGCGGCGATCCGGCGGCACCCGGTCACCACGGCCCGCCCGGTCTCGAACCGGGCGCTGGGCGCCGTCTCCCGGGCGTACTACGACTCGGCGAGCCGGAACCTCTACCTGGCCCTTCGCTATCCGGGCCAGGTCGGCCACATCGCCGCCATCAACCTCGAGACCGGCAAGCTCACCAACCTCCGGGAGGTGATGGGGGCCGCGGGACTCTACGTCACCTCGCTGGCGTACGATCCGGCGTCACGCACCCTCTTCTACACGACCAACAACGCCAACTGGCGGAACCTCGTCTCGGTGAATCTGGCGTCCGGCCGGTACGAGGTCCTGATGAAGGACGCGCGGGTCGGGGATCTCGCCTTCGACCCGGCGGACAGCTCGCTGTGGGGCGTCCGGCACGACAACGGGTTCTCGACCCTGGTCCGCATTCCGCCGCCCTATCACGAGTGGCATCAGGTCCGCACCCTGCCGTACGGGCGGGACCTGTTCGACCTGGACGTTTCGCCGGACGGATCGACCCTCGTCGGCTCGATGTCGGAGATCAGCGGCAGCCAGCGGCTGGTGAAGACGGACATCCCGGCCCTCGTGGCCGGGGACACGACATTCCAGACCCTGTACGACTTCGGCGACGCGGCGCCGTTGAACTTCGTGTTCTCGCCGGATGGCAGGTACCTCTACGGCTCTTCGTACTACTCCGGAGTCGCCAACGTCTATCGCTATGACCTCGCCAGGCAGGACATCGACGCTCTGAGCAACGCGGAGACGGGCTTCTTCAGGCCGGTCCCCGTCTCCCGGGATTCCATCCTCGTCTTCGAGTACACACGCTGGGGATTCGTGCCCTCGCTGATCGCGAACCGCGCCGTGGACAGCGTGAGCGCGATTCGCTTCCTCGGGAAGGAGATCGCCGACACGCGTCCCGACGTGCAGTCGTGGATGGTGCCGCCCGCGTCGCGGGTGAACCTCGACTCGGTCACGATCTCGCAGGGACCCTACCGGTCGCTGCGCAACCTCAAGCTGGACAGCGCGTATCCGGTCGTGGAGGCGTATCAGGACGCGGCCGGCACCAACGCCGTGGCGGGCGGCATGCGCATGAACGTGTCCGACCGGATCGGCACGACGGCGGCCGACATCACCGCGACATACTCGCCGGACCGTCGCCTGTCGTCCGACGAGCGCCTGCACGTGCGCGCGAACTTCCACTACTGGAACTGGCAGGTCTCCGCCGCCCTCAATCCGGCCGACTTCTACGACCTCTTCGGGCCCACCAGGGTGAGCCGCAAGGGCTACTCCCTGGGGGTGCAGTACCAGGGCAACCTCCTCTATGACGAACCGAGGAGACTGTCCTACACGCTGGCGGCGGCGGGCTACGGCGACCTGGCGACCTTGCCGGAGTACCAGGGCATCGCGGCGCCCTTCAAGACGCTCCTGTCGTTCTCCGGCGACCTCGCGTACACCTCCCTGCGGCGCTCCCTCGGGGCCGTCCAGGACGAGCTGGGGACGACCTGGGGAGCGAGCGTCAGCGGCAACGAGGTGAACGGGAGGCTGTATCCCCGCGTGAGCCTGGATGCGTCCAGGGGGTTTCTGCTGCCGCTGGACCACTCGTCGCTGTGGTTCCGGGCCTCGGCGGGAACGGCGCTGGCCGGGGCCCGGACCGATCCGTTCGCCGACTTCTTCTTCGGCGGGTTCGGCAACAACTGGGTGGACTACCGCGACATCCAGCAGTTCCGGAACGTCGAGAGCTTCCCGGGCACGGACATCAAC
This window of the Gemmatimonadales bacterium genome carries:
- a CDS encoding ATP-binding protein, which gives rise to MTIGADPGEVARVKTALAEFADAHAVPAGIRRSMSVVLDELLNNTISYGFAGREGGEMTIAVELRTDRLSVTLTDDGAPFNPLDVAAPDTALSVEERQVGGLGIHLARRLMDEVSYQRRAGRNVVVLAKLLAGGRTAADAEDGP
- a CDS encoding sigma-70 family RNA polymerase sigma factor, whose translation is MTPAAADEEDRALVARYLEGHGDAASGLVDRYQMRLFNVALRMLGNVQDAEDVTQTVFLNAFVNLRTYDPRYKFFSWIYRMTVNESLNALKRRKPTVTLDDELDIRAPGAAADGAAEVEDRVGRALMGLKPDDRAVVVLSHFVSFSYQEIADVLEIPVRTVKSRLFTARERLRLTLRERVR